Proteins from one Candidatus Methylomirabilota bacterium genomic window:
- a CDS encoding YdcF family protein: protein MPALRRLGGITLVLLFITGFTPLVNLWAYWLAPSRSGAGGDSAEAIVVLGAGGVSATGVLTDASLRGTVEGITLYRRGVAPLVVFSGSRADGAQDEASARVALARDCGLPGSAILASSTARTTREEAVHIRALLAARGIHRVMLVADAAGLLRAMRSFERVGFTVIADPSVGALDLGGGPEDRLNLLRQIVIESIARVYYRVAGFL, encoded by the coding sequence ATGCCGGCCCTCCGCCGGCTCGGCGGGATCACCCTCGTCCTGCTCTTCATCACGGGATTCACGCCGCTCGTCAACCTGTGGGCGTACTGGCTGGCCCCGTCGCGGTCGGGAGCCGGTGGGGATTCGGCGGAGGCGATCGTGGTCCTGGGCGCGGGCGGGGTGTCCGCCACCGGGGTCCTGACCGACGCGTCCCTGCGGGGAACCGTCGAGGGCATCACCCTATACCGGCGCGGGGTCGCACCCCTCGTGGTCTTCTCGGGGTCTAGAGCCGACGGCGCCCAGGACGAGGCTTCCGCGCGTGTCGCCCTCGCGCGCGACTGTGGCCTGCCCGGCTCGGCGATCCTGGCCAGCTCGACCGCCCGTACCACGCGCGAAGAGGCGGTCCACATTCGTGCCCTCCTCGCCGCACGCGGCATCCACCGGGTGATGCTCGTGGCCGACGCGGCGGGCCTGCTCCGAGCGATGCGCTCCTTCGAGCGAGTCGGCTTCACGGTGATCGCCGACCCGTCGGTGGGTGCGCTCGACCTGGGCGGCGGACCCGAGGACCGCTTGAACCTGCTGCGACAGATTGTCATCGAGTCCATCGCCCGCG
- a CDS encoding MBOAT family O-acyltransferase, protein MPLASVEFLLFVALSVALFRLAPRRWRPHVLLIASYVFYCTWNPGMAVALLAITVICYYAALYIESSRGRPLAPRLTLVVVAGLIVYIVAFKTRAMLHPAVSIAIPLGVSYYTFRLISYLLDVHWGTVRAERGLVPFAAYVAFFPQMMAGPIERASSFLPQLDTGGSAGRGRTFEGVTRILLGFFKKFVVADNLALIVDYGYRHLDSGSSLPSVLAFYLYPVQLYADFSGLADIALGIGLLFGLKGPENFDAPFSASSISEYWRRWHMTLTSWLRDYVFMPLRMATRTWGAAGLVVSVVVNMMLIAVWHGFTLGFVAFGLVNAAFLVADVLTSARRQKFWRRHPELLTAGTVVGMIVTYHVVSLSETFFRAPSFGDAARLLGGLGAGVGDFSAALAAVMAPPNHHAWIALPAYVLTELADAVRRNKGMGLPAGLPRWMQWSAVTCIAVACVFMSLLFLARQTGTNPFVYANF, encoded by the coding sequence ATGCCGTTGGCCTCGGTCGAGTTCCTGCTTTTCGTCGCGCTGTCCGTCGCGCTGTTCCGGCTCGCGCCGCGACGCTGGCGCCCCCACGTCCTGCTGATCGCGTCGTACGTCTTCTACTGCACCTGGAATCCGGGAATGGCGGTGGCGCTCCTCGCCATCACCGTCATCTGCTACTACGCGGCCCTCTACATCGAAAGCTCGCGCGGACGGCCGCTGGCGCCCCGGCTCACCCTCGTCGTGGTAGCCGGGCTGATCGTATACATCGTGGCGTTCAAGACCCGAGCGATGTTGCATCCAGCGGTGAGCATCGCGATTCCTCTCGGGGTCTCGTACTACACCTTCCGGCTGATCAGCTACCTCCTCGACGTGCACTGGGGCACGGTGCGGGCGGAGCGCGGCCTGGTGCCGTTCGCGGCGTACGTGGCATTCTTCCCGCAGATGATGGCGGGGCCGATCGAGCGGGCGTCGTCATTCCTGCCGCAGCTGGACACCGGCGGGAGCGCAGGGCGGGGGAGGACGTTCGAGGGCGTGACGCGGATCCTCCTGGGCTTCTTCAAGAAGTTCGTGGTGGCCGATAACCTCGCCTTGATCGTGGACTACGGATACCGCCACCTCGACTCCGGATCATCGCTCCCGAGCGTCCTGGCCTTCTACCTGTACCCCGTGCAGCTCTACGCCGACTTCTCCGGGCTGGCCGACATCGCCCTCGGCATCGGCCTGCTGTTCGGCCTCAAGGGACCAGAAAACTTCGACGCGCCGTTCTCGGCATCCAGCATCAGCGAGTACTGGCGACGTTGGCACATGACGCTGACTTCGTGGCTTCGGGACTACGTGTTCATGCCACTGCGCATGGCGACCCGGACCTGGGGCGCGGCGGGTCTCGTGGTCAGCGTGGTCGTGAACATGATGCTGATCGCGGTATGGCACGGCTTCACCCTGGGCTTCGTCGCGTTCGGGCTCGTGAACGCCGCGTTCCTGGTGGCGGACGTGCTGACCTCGGCGCGTCGCCAGAAGTTCTGGCGCCGTCATCCGGAGCTGCTGACCGCGGGCACCGTCGTCGGCATGATCGTGACCTATCACGTCGTGTCGCTCAGCGAGACGTTCTTCCGCGCTCCCTCCTTTGGCGACGCCGCCCGACTGCTCGGCGGGCTCGGCGCGGGGGTGGGTGATTTCAGCGCGGCCCTGGCCGCGGTAATGGCGCCTCCCAACCACCACGCCTGGATCGCACTGCCGGCCTACGTGCTGACCGAGCTGGCCGACGCGGTGCGCCGGAACAAGGGGATGGGGCTGCCGGCGGGCCTGCCGCGGTGGATGCAGTGGTCTGCGGTGACCTGTATCGCGGTCGCCTGCGTGTTCATGTCGCTTCTCTTCCTGGCTCGACAGACCGGAACGAATCCCTTCGTCTATGCGAATTTTTAG
- a CDS encoding acyl carrier protein, giving the protein MDEVIQPRLTAIFRTVFDEPDLQLTRDMTATDVPAWDSLSHITLIVAVEREFGIRFTTAEVAALMNVGDLADLVQKKLS; this is encoded by the coding sequence ATGGACGAGGTGATCCAGCCCCGGCTCACCGCCATCTTTCGCACCGTTTTCGACGAGCCGGATCTGCAGCTCACCCGGGACATGACCGCGACTGACGTGCCGGCGTGGGACTCGCTGTCGCACATCACCCTGATCGTGGCGGTCGAGCGAGAGTTTGGCATCCGATTCACCACCGCCGAGGTGGCCGCGCTGATGAACGTCGGCGACCTCGCGGACCTCGTTCAGAAGAAGCTGTCCTAG
- a CDS encoding HAD-IIIC family phosphatase, with the protein MSARRDLDYFKLLKESRETSASERPANKKIRLAVIGDCATQHLTVLLRVLFSRHGLDADIYEGAFDAAEGEARNPRSGLYRHDPEVVIVLNTVQALRDKFYQRSGSAGDFRDETVSRLTGVWDALRAHTQATVLQTTLVAPFERLFGQYDRQVPGSLSTIVSDVNAAIVSEARSRNLLLVDLEEVASWVGRRSWFDERLWAIAKLPTAMEHLPLVAQGIVDVTLATKGRAVKCVVLDLDNTLWGGVVGDDGPHGIKIAAHGDGEAFHRFQCFLKELKNRGILLAVCSKNEHENAVRPFEINSEMVLKLDDITVFVANWENKPQNIASIRDALNIGLDSMLFLDDNPFERAAVRTLLPDVMVPELPDDPADYVKTLVELNLFETTAFSAEDAQRSTLYRQEAQRRLAETTAPSFEDYLQSLEMTIEVTRFTPEQLGRITQLLQRSNQFNLTTQRHNQAQCEAMMNDIEGCLPLTASLRDRFGDHGLISIVVVRPDRAANTAVISDWLMSCRVLTRGVEEYLMNHVVEQARRWGLSSVAASYIPTSKNAMVKDFYTRFDFRKTVEHADGRIDWVLPVAEYTPRGVFIRAAEGR; encoded by the coding sequence ATGAGTGCACGCCGAGACCTCGACTACTTCAAGCTGCTCAAAGAATCACGTGAGACGTCCGCTTCAGAGCGCCCGGCAAATAAGAAGATTCGCCTCGCGGTAATAGGCGACTGCGCGACCCAGCACCTGACGGTGCTGCTGCGGGTGCTCTTCTCCCGCCACGGCCTTGATGCCGACATCTACGAAGGGGCCTTCGACGCCGCGGAGGGTGAAGCCCGCAACCCGCGGTCGGGTCTCTACCGGCACGATCCGGAGGTCGTGATCGTCCTGAACACGGTCCAGGCGCTCCGCGACAAGTTCTATCAGCGGTCCGGCTCCGCGGGCGACTTCCGCGACGAGACGGTGAGCCGCCTGACCGGGGTGTGGGACGCCCTCCGGGCGCATACCCAGGCCACCGTGCTTCAGACCACCCTGGTGGCCCCCTTCGAGCGACTCTTCGGCCAGTACGACCGGCAGGTTCCCGGCTCGCTCTCGACCATCGTCTCGGACGTCAATGCAGCGATCGTCTCGGAGGCCCGCAGCCGCAACCTCCTCCTGGTGGACCTGGAGGAGGTGGCCTCCTGGGTCGGGCGCCGGTCGTGGTTCGACGAGCGCCTGTGGGCGATCGCCAAGCTGCCCACCGCGATGGAGCATCTCCCCCTGGTGGCCCAGGGCATCGTCGACGTCACCCTCGCCACCAAGGGCCGGGCGGTGAAGTGCGTGGTCCTCGACCTGGACAACACGCTCTGGGGCGGCGTGGTCGGCGACGATGGCCCCCACGGGATCAAGATCGCCGCGCACGGGGACGGCGAGGCGTTTCACCGGTTCCAGTGCTTCCTCAAGGAGCTGAAGAACCGCGGCATCCTCCTCGCGGTGTGCAGCAAGAACGAGCACGAGAACGCGGTGCGGCCGTTCGAGATCAACTCCGAGATGGTGCTCAAGCTGGACGACATCACGGTGTTCGTGGCCAACTGGGAGAACAAGCCGCAGAACATCGCCTCGATCCGCGACGCGCTGAACATCGGGCTCGACTCGATGCTCTTCCTCGACGACAACCCCTTCGAGCGGGCCGCGGTCCGCACCCTGCTGCCCGACGTGATGGTTCCCGAGCTGCCGGACGATCCGGCCGATTACGTGAAGACCCTGGTCGAGCTGAACCTCTTCGAGACGACCGCCTTCTCCGCGGAGGACGCGCAGCGCTCCACGCTCTATCGCCAGGAGGCTCAGCGCCGGCTCGCCGAGACCACCGCGCCCAGCTTCGAGGACTACCTGCAGTCGCTGGAGATGACCATCGAGGTGACCCGGTTCACGCCCGAGCAGCTTGGCCGGATCACCCAGCTGCTGCAGCGGAGCAACCAGTTCAATCTCACGACCCAGCGGCACAATCAGGCGCAGTGTGAAGCCATGATGAACGATATCGAGGGTTGCCTGCCCCTCACCGCCAGTCTTCGCGACCGGTTCGGCGATCATGGCCTGATCTCCATCGTGGTGGTGAGGCCCGATCGGGCGGCCAACACCGCGGTCATCTCGGACTGGCTGATGAGCTGCCGAGTCCTCACCCGCGGGGTCGAGGAATATTTGATGAACCACGTGGTCGAGCAGGCTCGGCGCTGGGGCCTGTCCTCCGTCGCCGCCTCGTACATCCCGACTTCGAAGAACGCCATGGTCAAGGACTTCTATACGCGGTTCGACTTCCGGAAGACGGTTGAGCACGCGGACGGGCGGATCGACTGGGTCCTGCCGGTCGCCGAGTACACGCCGCGCGGGGTGTTCATCCGGGCCGCGGAGGGGCGCTGA
- a CDS encoding peptidylprolyl isomerase yields the protein MIRTAKLTAVAVALFTSAAFAQAPTPDKPGAVQTGSNVSIEYTLKDEAGQVLDTNKGKSPLVFTQGQQQIIPGLEREMIGMRPGEEKKVVVKPEDAYGPVMPNAQTEVPKDAIPKEGLKVGTALMARSGSGETRPVVVKEIKETTVVLDLNHPLAGKTLFFDVKVLGVEPPKPAPTK from the coding sequence ATGATCCGCACTGCGAAGCTGACTGCCGTGGCAGTGGCGCTCTTCACGTCCGCGGCGTTCGCCCAGGCCCCGACCCCCGACAAGCCGGGCGCGGTTCAGACCGGGTCGAATGTGAGCATCGAGTACACGCTGAAGGACGAGGCTGGCCAGGTGCTGGACACCAACAAGGGCAAGAGTCCGCTGGTCTTCACGCAGGGTCAGCAGCAGATCATCCCCGGCCTCGAGCGCGAGATGATCGGCATGCGCCCGGGCGAGGAGAAGAAGGTCGTGGTGAAGCCGGAGGACGCCTACGGCCCCGTCATGCCCAACGCCCAGACCGAGGTGCCCAAGGACGCGATCCCCAAGGAGGGCCTCAAGGTGGGCACGGCGCTCATGGCCCGCAGCGGCTCCGGGGAGACGCGCCCGGTAGTGGTGAAGGAGATCAAGGAGACCACCGTGGTCCTCGATCTCAACCACCCGCTCGCGGGGAAGACGCTCTTCTTCGACGTCAAAGTACTGGGAGTCGAGCCGCCGAAGCCAGCGCCGACCAAGTAG
- the dapF gene encoding diaminopimelate epimerase has translation MIPFAKGHGLGNDYIVMDAADLSAPLSEWQISRICDRNWGVGSDGILLLTEAWDGADFGLRILNPDGSEAEKSGNGLRIFAKYLYDHGHARRDTFTVATKGGRVECRCHVVDGQMSLVTVEMGRCTFVAPEIPMNGPEREVVKVPLQVDGETVLITAVSVGNPHCVIFTDRLDEAVVRRLGPQVEHHPAFPNRINVQWARVASRSQVDILIWERGAGWTLASGSSSSAVACAAVKNGLCDHGLVTVRMPGGELSIDVRPDWSIRLKGAVEEIYTGRLTAGFLRTLGV, from the coding sequence ATGATTCCCTTCGCGAAGGGTCACGGGCTCGGCAACGACTACATCGTCATGGACGCCGCGGACCTGTCGGCTCCGCTCAGCGAGTGGCAGATCTCCCGTATCTGCGACCGAAACTGGGGCGTCGGCTCGGACGGCATCCTGCTCCTCACCGAGGCGTGGGACGGGGCCGACTTCGGGCTGCGCATCCTCAACCCGGACGGCAGCGAGGCGGAAAAGTCGGGCAACGGACTCCGCATCTTCGCCAAGTATCTCTACGATCACGGCCACGCCCGGCGCGACACCTTCACGGTGGCGACCAAGGGCGGCCGGGTGGAGTGCCGGTGTCACGTGGTGGACGGACAGATGAGCCTGGTCACCGTCGAGATGGGCCGCTGCACCTTCGTGGCCCCCGAGATCCCGATGAACGGACCGGAGCGGGAAGTCGTGAAGGTTCCGCTCCAGGTGGACGGCGAGACGGTGCTGATCACCGCGGTCTCGGTGGGTAACCCCCACTGCGTCATCTTCACCGACCGGCTGGACGAAGCGGTGGTCCGCCGGCTCGGGCCTCAGGTCGAGCACCACCCCGCGTTTCCCAATCGCATCAACGTGCAGTGGGCCCGGGTGGCCTCTCGATCCCAGGTCGACATCCTGATCTGGGAGCGCGGGGCGGGGTGGACGCTGGCGTCCGGATCGTCTTCGAGCGCGGTGGCGTGCGCGGCGGTGAAGAACGGCCTCTGCGACCACGGCCTGGTGACGGTGCGCATGCCGGGCGGCGAGCTGTCGATCGACGTGCGCCCGGATTGGTCGATCCGGCTGAAGGGCGCGGTCGAGGAGATCTACACCGGGAGGCTGACCGCCGGCTTTCTCCGCACCCTCGGAGTCTGA
- a CDS encoding glycosyltransferase, with protein MAAAATSVVLVVHNQVALTRTCIDSLQGSSVPFELCVVDNASSDGTAEYLDQLERTRPVRYRRNEDNVGLIRALNQGAELATGELLCFLHNDTEMRDPRCLEQLGAAVRSSARIGLAGLYGVRRLRRDGRYVGRTIVHCLAGEENLRAPTVEVAAVDGVCLFLPRDVLDAVGGFDEGYGFFHGYDRDLSFSVRELGLRCAVVSAPFVHRGGGTRTGADAPTRPRADLAQRRAALARFAAKWRHRLPADVRALPERLRDWLAAPPKV; from the coding sequence GTGGCCGCCGCGGCGACGAGCGTGGTGCTGGTCGTCCACAACCAGGTCGCGCTCACCCGGACCTGCATCGACAGCCTCCAGGGTAGCAGCGTGCCGTTCGAGCTGTGCGTGGTGGACAACGCGTCCTCGGACGGCACCGCCGAATACCTCGACCAGCTCGAGCGCACTCGGCCGGTCCGCTATCGTCGCAACGAGGACAACGTCGGTCTCATCCGCGCCTTGAATCAGGGCGCCGAGCTGGCCACCGGCGAGCTGCTGTGCTTCCTGCACAACGACACCGAGATGCGCGACCCGCGCTGCCTCGAGCAGCTGGGCGCCGCGGTGCGGTCGAGCGCGCGCATCGGGCTGGCCGGGCTCTACGGGGTGCGCCGGCTGCGGCGCGACGGGCGCTACGTGGGCCGCACCATCGTGCACTGTCTGGCCGGGGAGGAGAACCTGCGCGCGCCCACCGTCGAGGTGGCGGCGGTCGACGGCGTCTGCCTCTTCCTGCCGCGCGACGTGCTGGACGCCGTGGGCGGATTCGACGAAGGCTACGGCTTCTTCCACGGCTACGATCGTGACCTCTCGTTCTCGGTGCGCGAGCTGGGCCTTCGCTGCGCGGTGGTGAGCGCGCCGTTCGTCCACCGGGGCGGGGGCACGCGCACCGGCGCGGACGCGCCCACGAGGCCGCGGGCGGACCTGGCCCAGCGCCGCGCGGCCCTGGCACGCTTCGCCGCGAAGTGGCGGCACCGGCTGCCCGCCGACGTGCGCGCGCTGCCCGAGCGGCTGCGTGATTGGCTCGCGGCGCCGCCGAAGGTATGA
- a CDS encoding citrate/2-methylcitrate synthase — MTDAAVNPLKAGLEDVVVSPSEICFIDGRKGRLIYRGYDVDDLVAHSTFEEVTYLLWQGRLPSRKELDAHIKALSATANRKLPPKLVAMLRLLPRKTTPMEVIRTGVSALSTFDPDAADNSREATLRKSLRLTAQLPTLVAAWERIRRGKTPITPNPKLNLAGNFLYMMSGKKPTPLAAQTFDTALILHADHEFNASTFAARVTAATLSDLHSAVVSGIGALKGPLHGGANEQVMLMVEKIKDPAKAEAWIRKALTDKARIMGFGHRVYRVEDPRAKHLKRLALELGQQVGDTSRVEILDTVVRVVGSEKHIFPNVDLYSGAAYSAMSIPTDQFTPIFAMSRIAGWAAHVLEQHGNNRLIRPRSDYTGAIDLKYVPLADR, encoded by the coding sequence AAGGCCGGTCTCGAGGACGTCGTCGTCTCTCCGTCGGAGATCTGCTTCATCGATGGGCGCAAGGGGCGGCTCATCTATCGCGGCTACGACGTGGACGACCTGGTGGCGCATTCGACCTTCGAGGAGGTGACCTACCTCCTCTGGCAGGGCCGGCTGCCCTCGCGGAAAGAGCTGGACGCGCATATCAAAGCGCTGTCCGCCACCGCGAATCGCAAGCTCCCGCCCAAGCTCGTCGCGATGCTCCGTTTGCTCCCCAGGAAGACGACCCCGATGGAAGTGATCCGCACCGGGGTGTCGGCGCTGTCGACCTTCGACCCGGACGCCGCCGACAACAGCCGCGAGGCCACGCTGCGGAAGTCTCTCCGCCTCACCGCCCAGCTGCCCACCCTGGTCGCGGCCTGGGAGCGCATTCGGCGCGGGAAGACGCCGATCACGCCGAACCCGAAGCTCAACCTGGCCGGAAACTTCCTGTACATGATGAGCGGCAAGAAGCCTACCCCGCTCGCCGCCCAGACCTTCGACACCGCGCTGATCCTCCACGCCGACCACGAATTCAACGCCTCCACTTTCGCGGCGCGCGTCACCGCGGCCACCCTCTCGGATCTGCACTCCGCGGTGGTGTCGGGCATCGGAGCGCTGAAGGGCCCGCTGCACGGCGGAGCCAACGAGCAGGTCATGCTGATGGTGGAGAAGATCAAGGACCCGGCGAAGGCCGAGGCGTGGATCCGCAAGGCCCTCACCGACAAGGCGCGCATCATGGGCTTCGGCCATCGGGTCTATCGCGTCGAGGATCCGCGGGCCAAGCACCTCAAGCGGCTCGCCCTCGAGCTCGGTCAGCAGGTGGGCGATACCAGCCGGGTGGAGATCCTGGACACGGTGGTCCGGGTGGTCGGCTCCGAGAAGCACATCTTCCCGAACGTCGATCTCTATTCCGGCGCGGCCTACTCCGCGATGAGCATTCCCACCGACCAGTTCACCCCGATCTTCGCGATGAGCCGGATCGCGGGCTGGGCCGCGCACGTGCTCGAGCAGCACGGCAACAACCGGCTGATCCGGCCCCGCTCCGACTACACGGGCGCGATCGACCTCAAGTACGTCCCGCTCGCCGACCGGTAG